The Stieleria maiorica genome includes the window GCCCGGCCTGGTTGATCAGCAAGGGGGCGATCATGCGCAGCGAGTGGCTGGGCCAATGCGAGACCCCGGACAGCGGACCGACCATTCCTCGCGGCGACCAACCGGCGCGAATCTGCACCGCGTGGAAGTCCGTCGCGGGGGATTCCGGCTGGGGCGGAGTCGTGGCCGAAGCGATCGCGCAAAGTGATGCAACGCCGTTGTGGGTGATCTATCCGCTCAATCAGCAAGGGCGACTGCTGGAACTGATCGACGAATCGATTTCCTTGTTACCCGCCGCACAGCGTTGGCACGCGACGTTCAACACCTTCGCCGCCAACATCCCGCCGGATGTCGAATGCAAGATCCGGTTTGTTCCCGTCGGAACCGAAGAGGCGCGGTTTGCCGCTTCGTCCGGAAAATCCATCGATTTGACCAAGCATCCGACGATCACGACGGCGTCGCAGTGGGTCGAACGGGCACGCGGCACGATCCGGGGAGAAAGCGGAGGCCCCTTACCCGGCGGCCCATCTTCCGGCGGTTCGTTTACCGCCGTTCAGGAGGCCGACACCGAGATCGCCGTCGAATCATCATGGTCCTCCGACGACGACGTGGTCTCCGGGCCGCCACCATCGATTGAACCGCCGTCGCTGCCTCCTGAACTGATCCACGGCAAACAGAATCGCAAACAGCTGGTCATCGCCCTTTCGATTCTGGCCGCCGTCGTCGGACTCGGGGCGACCTGGACGGTGGCTCGGCTGATGGCGGGGCTACCGATTCTGCCCGGGTCCGCGCCGCCGCCGGTGCCCCAAATGCCGATCGAAATCACGCCACCGATGGACGAGGAAAAGCCGGTCGTCGTTCCGACGGCGCCGGTGCCCGCAAAGACGCTCGATCTGGTGCTGCACTACGACAAGAAGCAACTCCGCGCCTTTGCCGCAGAAAACCCCGACGACGAAACACCGCTCCCCAATCCGATCTCGTTGAGAGGCTATGTGCGTCTGAACCCGGTCAGTAGCGATGCGGGCAAGGTGCCCGACATCAAACGGGCCCGATCGGTCGCATGGGGTGGCAGCGCCGCGCCGTTGGGCAAGCCCCAAGAACTTGTGGTGCGAACCACGCAGTTGACCGAGCGGACACAGCCGATGAACGTCGAACAAATTCCGACGGTCCCGGAGTCCCTGGGGCCGACGCAAGTCTATTGGAGCCGCGCGACCGAAGATCTGATTGCGATCGCCGACGTCGACGTTGCCAGTCAAGCAGAATTCCTTGGCGACCATGTCGGCGCCTATCGCAACGTCGCAATCCAATTGGCCCGTTTCGCGGAACTCGCCGATTCGATCGAGTCGGAAAGTGCCCACTTACCGGAAAACTTGAACGAGGTCACCGAAGCATTTTTTCGAAATCTATTTCCGGGCAAGTCCGATGCGCGGATCGATTCGCTGATTCGCAAGGCCGGCGGAGTGGATCTTTCCGACGCGGCAACCAAACTGAAGGCGGCGTTGCGTTCCAAACTGGACGAAACCAGAAAACCGCTGACCAAAGAGCAACAGGCGGCACTGGTGCAAATCGTCGATGATTGCGGACAGCTTTCCCAAGTCGCGAGGGAACTTCACGACGGATTTGGCGTCTTGCAATCCGGACACCGAGTCGAGGTGCCCGAACTGAAATTCCTGGAATCGGAAAAGGTCGTGCTGCGACGGGTTCCGCTCCACATACATTTTTCCTGGTAACTTTTGCCATGCCAACGACCGTTGACAAGATTCGACGCGCGCTTGAAAAACGCGACGGGATTGCCGAAGACGAAATGCGTGTACTGGCTGATTCCTACCGGACGCAAGTCCAGGAGGTCAATCAGCGTCTCGACGATGCCGTGATGTTGCTGCGCAAAGGCCTGCGCAGCGAGGCGATCCAACGCGTCGAAATGACGCCCAACGCGCTCGACGCGGCGGCCGACATGGAATTCCCCGAGTGGGACGAATGGAACGAGATCCTGCAGTTCATGGGAATCCCGTTGCCGCCCAAACTGAATCAGGACTACGTGGCGCAAATCAATGAAGCCATCATTGAAAGCTTGCCACTGGATGCCCTGTTGCGACGGCACCGTCGGTTGGCGATCGCAAAAGCTCCGCTGGCGGTTCGCCTGCGCACGTTGCGACAAATCGCGCGGGTCGATTCATCCAACAGTGTCTGGCAAGACGACGTCGAAAAATGGGAAAAGGTCCGGCTAAGCCAAATCGACAGGGAACTCAAACACGCGCTGGAACAGGAAGATTCCGCGTACCTCTATCAGTTGAATCAGGAGCTGACCGCCGGCAACTGGCGCGTCGCCCCCTCCTCTCGATTGGTCGATCAATGTTCGTTCGCCGCCGAAGCCCATGTGCGACAATCCCAGGAGACCGAACTGGCTGCGTTGGCGCCCCAGATCAACGCGGCGTTTGAACAACGCGACGAAGCCGAAGCCAGACGCTTGCGTGCGCATTGGCAAGCGGTGCGTGCCAAGCACAAGGTGAGCGTCCCCGCCCACCTGGAGACGTCGGTCGCGGCGGCCATGCAGTGGCTGGAGGACCTGGATCGCCAGGCGGTGATGGAAAGCGAACGCCAACAGGCGATGGCCACTCTGGAATCCAAGCTCCAGGCACACTCGCCGATCGAAGACGTCCAGGCAGCCTACGACCAGGCATCGCGGTTCGGCGAACCGTTGCCGGAGGACCTGACGCATCGTGTCGAAGAGCTGGCCAATCAACCGGCCAAGCAAGCCAAACGCAAGGTGATGCTGATCGCTGGCGGCGTCGCGGCCGTCGTGTTGGTCGCCATCGTCGGCGTCGTCATGTTCCTCGCGTCGTCGGGCAAACAAACCGCACAACAAGAAACCGTCGACCAGATGACCCAATTCATCTCGGCCGAGCAATACGACGCGGCAGTGAACTATTACCACTCCGTCCTGTCCACCGACCCCGAAGTCGCGCAATTGCCGAAAATGGTCGCGATGCAGGCGACCGCGAAAAAGGCCGTGGAGAAGGAAGCATCACGACAGGAGTTGTTTGACAAGCTGATCGCCCAGGCCAGCAACGATGACCCGGCGTTGATCGATGAAATCCTGTTGCCGCAGTTAGATGAATTGGCGGCCAGCCCCGGCGAACAGGCACGCGTCGACGATCTCCGCAAACGCAAAGAGGCCTATCGGGCCGGCGAAGCGATGCGGCAGTCCGATGAAATGATCGGTAAGATCGCCGAGTTGCAACGACAGTTCGGTGAACTGTCCCGACGCGGCAGCTCCGCCGCCAACCGTCAAGCCATCGCACAATTGCTGTCGTCTATCGTTCGACTGCCCAATCAATTCCCACTGGGGTCCGATGAAGCCCGTGCGAAACAGGAAACATTGCGTTCGCAAGTCGATTCGACGCTGAAGCGGATGAAAGACGAAAGCATGGTTTCGCAACAGCGTGACGACGCCATCGATTCGTTGCTCAATTCTCGCTCGCTGGAAGTCTACTCCGATCGGCTGCGTGATTTCTCCACCCAGTCCGTCTCACGCACCAACTTCGTCGAATTTCGCACCGTGATCGACGAAGAAGATCATTGGTTCAACGTCGAACGCACCAACGCCTGGCTGGACGCCTTGGCCACCAAGCTGAACGACGGCGTGACGTCCACCGAGGCGTCCGGGTTGATCGAGTCGGCCGAAAAAATTCAGGCGTTGGCCTATCCGAATCCGGTGCTCGCGGCGATGCCCGACTTTATCGAAACGATGAAAGAGATCGTCGGTCGCAGAGTGATTCTCAGCGGTGCCTTTGGGCTGATTTCCAAACACCCCCTGTCGCGTCTGGTGACGTTGCCGATCCCGGATGCGGAAAGCCCCTCTGGTACAACATCGCACCTGATCTACAAGACCTTTGCCGAACAGAACGCCGACCGCATGTCGCGGGCCGGCAGCATCGGTGTGGATGTGGTTTCCGATCCGCTGGGCGGCGTCCGAAACCGCGCCTTTCAGGGACCATTGCCCAAGGTCGTCGAGGAACCGATGC containing:
- a CDS encoding GAP1-N2 domain-containing protein yields the protein MSTELLYTSAPQGLRHGSRGFCTVLTTAGMPINVIGKLEAISSYRHLFPPDSNRAGENPVSFAHQRVNLGGQVVSVLSRIAAYGTDYTGRTNKIAHHVTIDPAEMPAAGPAWLISKGAIMRSEWLGQCETPDSGPTIPRGDQPARICTAWKSVAGDSGWGGVVAEAIAQSDATPLWVIYPLNQQGRLLELIDESISLLPAAQRWHATFNTFAANIPPDVECKIRFVPVGTEEARFAASSGKSIDLTKHPTITTASQWVERARGTIRGESGGPLPGGPSSGGSFTAVQEADTEIAVESSWSSDDDVVSGPPPSIEPPSLPPELIHGKQNRKQLVIALSILAAVVGLGATWTVARLMAGLPILPGSAPPPVPQMPIEITPPMDEEKPVVVPTAPVPAKTLDLVLHYDKKQLRAFAAENPDDETPLPNPISLRGYVRLNPVSSDAGKVPDIKRARSVAWGGSAAPLGKPQELVVRTTQLTERTQPMNVEQIPTVPESLGPTQVYWSRATEDLIAIADVDVASQAEFLGDHVGAYRNVAIQLARFAELADSIESESAHLPENLNEVTEAFFRNLFPGKSDARIDSLIRKAGGVDLSDAATKLKAALRSKLDETRKPLTKEQQAALVQIVDDCGQLSQVARELHDGFGVLQSGHRVEVPELKFLESEKVVLRRVPLHIHFSW